GAGTCTTCAGCCACTGTTCTCGCTCCAAAGTCTTGCCTAGTGCCGAGCAGAAATACCTGGATCGTGtgcatctgattggctgacttaCTGTTAGGGGGGTGCCATCGGACGGCGTTCAGGTAGGCGTTGCAGTAATGGAACAGGAACTCGTGGTTCGACCTTTCAACTCTCCTCTGGAGCAAATCCATGAGGTCATGACCGTCGATCTCTCTGCAGACCAGAGAACAGCGAGTCGACGGTAAATCATCTCTctggcacaaacacactcagctgcTCAGGGCTGTGAATCACGATGGCTGATGAAAGCCTCTGATCAAAGCCTCTGGATTACCTTAATACCCTGTCTTCATTAGTAAACAGGTTTCCTCTGCTCAGATCCTGGatctgactcactgtgagccCAGCGCATCACTCAGGCTCTACCCTCCTCTCTTTTATCAATGTGACCTAGATTTCAGGCCACATTCGGAGCGAGTGCTGTCTCACTGCCGCGCAGCGCCCCTACCTGTCCTCTGGGACGGAAGCTCCACTCAGGTGCACCACTGTCGGAAACAGATCCATGTTGCTGGTGGGCTCGTCCACCTGTCCG
The genomic region above belongs to Lates calcarifer isolate ASB-BC8 unplaced genomic scaffold, TLL_Latcal_v3 _unitig_1005_quiver_867, whole genome shotgun sequence and contains:
- the LOC108885717 gene encoding steryl-sulfatase-like; amino-acid sequence: MDLFPTVVHLSGASVPEDREIDGHDLMDLLQRRVERSNHEFLFHYCNAYLNAVRWHPPNSSSVWKAFYFTPNFYPESETACFHTHVCFCTPDHVTYHSPPAPLRSLEGPVGDHAADS